The stretch of DNA AAGTTGGACGACCGCGATCCATTGGAGTGCCCATTGTCGGCGAAGACTGGGTCCCTGCCAACAAGGCTGTGAAGTCTGATCCGCCATTCGTCTCTTAAAAAGGCTTGACAGGGAAAGTGCTCATCATGTAGATTGATATCAAATGATTAGATATCAATCTAAATGTTGGAGCTGCAATGAAAAGAACCTTATACAAAACCAGGGTCGAAGCCGATGCGATGAATGCCTTTGTGAAGCTGATGCGGGCCGCAGAAGTGGTTACGTCCGCCACCCATCGTCACTTGGTCGAAGCGAACCTGACCATTTCCCAGTTCGGTGTGCTGGAGGCGCTCTATCACTTGGGCCCCCTGTGCCAGCGGGATGTGGCCAAAAAAATCCTCAAGAGCACCGCCAACATCACCACCGTGGTCGACAACCTGGAGAGCCGGGGACTGGTCGAGCGCATCCGTAGCAGCGATGATCGCCGGTATGTGGCGCTGCACCTGACGGAGGCAGGAACCCAACTGATCGCGAAAATCTTCCCGGTCCATGTGCAGGGGGTCGTTCAGAGCCTGAGCGCTCTGACGCGCGAAGAGCAGGCAGAGCTGGCTCGGCTGTGCAAAAAACTGGGCCTGGCGCAAGGCGAGTAAAAAATTTTACACAAGTAGTTCGACGTTGAATTGTCAACCATCAAACCATGGAGACTGCGATGTTAGACAAACTGCTTGGCACAACGGACGATGTCTCGTCGACGATTCTGCGTATCACCCTGGGGCTGGTGATTTTCCCGCACGGCGCCCAGAAGCTGCTGGGGTGGTTCGGCGGCTATGGTTTTGCCGGAACCATGCACCACTTTACCGAAAACATGGGCATCCCCTATCTGTTTGCCCTGCTGGCGGTCCTGGCCGAATCCTTCGGCGCCCTCGGGCTGGTGGTCGGACTGGGGACGAGGATCGCGGCGTTGGGTGTCGGCGCCACTATAGGGGTGGCGGCTCTCATGGTGCATGTTCCCTACGGTTTTTTCATGAACTGGTCCGGCAAGCAAGCCGGAGAAGGGTTCGAGTATCACCTGCTGGTCGTCGGCATG from Desulfuromonadales bacterium encodes:
- a CDS encoding MarR family transcriptional regulator; its protein translation is MKRTLYKTRVEADAMNAFVKLMRAAEVVTSATHRHLVEANLTISQFGVLEALYHLGPLCQRDVAKKILKSTANITTVVDNLESRGLVERIRSSDDRRYVALHLTEAGTQLIAKIFPVHVQGVVQSLSALTREEQAELARLCKKLGLAQGE
- a CDS encoding DoxX family protein; the protein is MLDKLLGTTDDVSSTILRITLGLVIFPHGAQKLLGWFGGYGFAGTMHHFTENMGIPYLFALLAVLAESFGALGLVVGLGTRIAALGVGATIGVAALMVHVPYGFFMNWSGKQAGEGFEYHLLVVGMALALVIRGGGKWSLDRILAKRQLGE